The stretch of DNA TGACCCAGGTGCCGTTGGACGAGCCGAGGTCGGTGACGCACCACCCGGAGGGAAAGTACTCGAGGATCGCGTGCAGGTGGCTCGCGGTGGGGTCTTCGGCGAGTGAGACGTCGTTCTCTGCGGCCTTGCCGATGGTGGTGCGGTCGGCTTGCAGCGGGAAGCGCCAGCTGTGCACCCCGTACGTCACCTCGACTTGCGCGCCCACGTCAGAAGGTTAGAAGGACAGTACGCCTGTGTGGGAGAGAACATGGCAACGCGGGCTCTGATCAAGGAGCGCTACGAGATCCTCGAGCTGCTCGGGATCGGTGGGGAGGGGCGAGTCGTAAAGGCGCTCGATCGCCAGCATGACCGGTTCGTGGCCCTGAAGATCCGTCGCGTACGCGATGCTCAGGCCCGGGAGGAGCTCTTGAGTGAGGCGCGGATCCTGCTCGCAGTTCCTCCGCACCCGGCGCTTCCGCTGGTTCGGGAGGACTTCTTCGAGGGCGAGGATTACGTATTGGCGATGGACTGGGTGGAGGGCACGGACCTCGCCACGTTGCTGCGCGATCGCGGCCGCCCGGGGCTCGCGCCGTCCAGCGTGCTTGCCTATCTCTCGCAAGCGGCCGAGGCACTGACGCATCTGCATTCGCAGACCCCGCCGGTCATCCACGGCGACGTCAAGCCGGCCAACTTGATCCTCACCACCGGTGGGCGCGTGAAGCTTGTCGACTTCGGCATCTCCTCGGCCCCCAACGCGCTCCGCCGCCGCTTCGGCACCCGCGGCTACCGGGCGCCGGAGCTGGCATCCGACGGCGCTCCGTCGCGCGCCAGCGACGTCTACGCACTCGCGGCCACGGCGTTCGCGCTGTTCGCGGGCGCACCACCATCGGGCGTTCTGCCGCCGTGGGAGGGCATCGACCCGGGTCAGGCACAGCAGCTCGAGGCCGCGATTCGCCTGGGGATGGCGACGAACCCGGCGCGGCGACCGGCCACGCCGGGGGAGCTGATCGAGCGGCTGCGCGCGGGCTGGGCGGCGGCGCTGCCCTCGGGCGTGATCACGTTCTGTCTGTCCGAAATCGAGGGGGCGAGCGCCATGTGGGACTGCGAGCCGGCCGCGATGGCGCAGGCGCTGGTGCGGCACGACGAGCTGATGGCCGAGTGCGTAGAACGATGTGGAGGCCGGTTCCTCAAGTCGAAGGGTGAGTCCACCGTCTCGGCGTTCCAGTCGGCGCCAAGCGCGCTCGACGCGGCGCTGGCCGCCACCCGGGCCCTGTCGACCGAGACGTGGCCGGAAGGTCTTCGCATCGGCGTGCGGTTCGGTATCCACACGGGTGAGGCCGAGCGCCGCGGGACCGACTACGTCGGGCCGTCGGTCAGCCTCGCCGCGCGAGTCCGTGACCAGGCCGACGGCGGTCAGATCCTCCTCTCGTCGGTCACAGCGGAGCTGGTTGCCGGGCATGTGCCCGCGGGCTCGGAACTCGTCGACCTCGGTCCGCACCGCCTGCGTGGCGTGGGTGTACCGGAGCGAATCTACGCCCTCAAGGCGGCGGGCGTGATCTCGCCACTTCCGGCGAGCGATTGTCCCTACCGCGGCCTGCTCGCGTTCGAACCCGAGGATCGCGGCTACTTCTTTGGGCGCGAACGCGTCGTCGCAGAGCTGATCGGCCGGCTGGCGGCGGGAAGGCTGTTGGCCGTCGTGGGTCCCTCGGGGAGTGGGAAATCGTCGGTGCTCAGGGCCGGCCTCATCGCTGCGGTGCACGCGGGCGAGGTGCCCGGCGTTACCCGGGCGCATTTGCTCACCCCGGGCACGTCACCGTCTCTGCGCATCCGCGATCAGGCGGACGTCCTGGTGGTCGTCGACCAGTTCGAAGAGCTGTTCACGCTCTGTCAGGACGCCGGTCGCAGGCAGGCGTTCATCGACGCGCTGCTCGCCGTCCGCGGGCCGGTGGCGATCGGCGTGCGAGCCGACATGTATGGCAGGCTCGCCGATCACCCCGATCTCGCCCGCGCGGTCGCCGCCAACCAACTACTGCTCGGGGCTATGAGCGACGTGGAGCTCGAGCGTGCCGTGATCGAGCCCGCACGGTTGGCGGGGCTACGGCTCGAGCCGGGGCTGGCCGAGCTCGCCGTGCGCGACGTGGCGGGCCAGCCCGGCGCTCTGCCACTTCTCTCGCACGCTCTGCGGGCCACGTGGGAGCGGCGCGACGGCCGCACGCTGACGGTTGCGGGCTACCGCGAGACCGGCGGCGTCCCCTCCGCGATCGCTCGAACCGCCGACGGCCTGCTCGCATCCCTGTCGCTCGAGCAACGACAGATGATGCGCGGCATGTTCCTGCGGCTCACCGAGATCGGCGACGGCGGCGTGTCGCGCCGACGGGTTGAGTTAGACGAGCTGGTACCGGAGGGCGTGCCGCCCGAAGTCGTTCAGGCCCTGCTCGAACGCGCGGTAGACGCACGCCTGGTGACGATCGGCGAGGGAACGGCCGAGGTCGCCCACGAGGTCCTAATCCGCGCGTGGCCAACGCTGCGGAGCTGGCTCGACGAGGATCGCGAAGCCATCCGCCTGCACCGGCAACTCGGCGC from Gemmatimonadales bacterium encodes:
- a CDS encoding FHA domain-containing protein; amino-acid sequence: MGAQVEVTYGVHSWRFPLQADRTTIGKAAENDVSLAEDPTASHLHAILEYFPSGWCVTDLGSSNGTWVNGEGSGPPKRLRHGDEIRIGQTRLIFRDPLALRARRQRLKTRLRH
- a CDS encoding protein kinase, with protein sequence MATRALIKERYEILELLGIGGEGRVVKALDRQHDRFVALKIRRVRDAQAREELLSEARILLAVPPHPALPLVREDFFEGEDYVLAMDWVEGTDLATLLRDRGRPGLAPSSVLAYLSQAAEALTHLHSQTPPVIHGDVKPANLILTTGGRVKLVDFGISSAPNALRRRFGTRGYRAPELASDGAPSRASDVYALAATAFALFAGAPPSGVLPPWEGIDPGQAQQLEAAIRLGMATNPARRPATPGELIERLRAGWAAALPSGVITFCLSEIEGASAMWDCEPAAMAQALVRHDELMAECVERCGGRFLKSKGESTVSAFQSAPSALDAALAATRALSTETWPEGLRIGVRFGIHTGEAERRGTDYVGPSVSLAARVRDQADGGQILLSSVTAELVAGHVPAGSELVDLGPHRLRGVGVPERIYALKAAGVISPLPASDCPYRGLLAFEPEDRGYFFGRERVVAELIGRLAAGRLLAVVGPSGSGKSSVLRAGLIAAVHAGEVPGVTRAHLLTPGTSPSLRIRDQADVLVVVDQFEELFTLCQDAGRRQAFIDALLAVRGPVAIGVRADMYGRLADHPDLARAVAANQLLLGAMSDVELERAVIEPARLAGLRLEPGLAELAVRDVAGQPGALPLLSHALRATWERRDGRTLTVAGYRETGGVPSAIARTADGLLASLSLEQRQMMRGMFLRLTEIGDGGVSRRRVELDELVPEGVPPEVVQALLERAVDARLVTIGEGTAEVAHEVLIRAWPTLRSWLDEDREAIRLHRQLGAAARLWDTGGRDPSDLYRGARLGAAADWAEHHREALNATECSFVDASLEEAGRERRAQLRANHRLRWLLAGAVALLLVAVLAGAVALIQRGHAQGQALTSDAERVGAQAQTEPDLDRAMLLAVAGVKLQNRVETRSDLLAALQR